A genomic segment from Nicotiana sylvestris chromosome 1, ASM39365v2, whole genome shotgun sequence encodes:
- the LOC104245991 gene encoding ankyrin repeat domain-containing protein 2B-like, which produces MSEGEKVLPTASADEKSGASENKKSSESSSTEAPSGEARTTSTDAAGAGLQNPFDFSAMSGLLNDPSIKELAEQIAKDPAFNQMAEQLQKTFQGAAVEESVPNFDSQQYYSTMQQVMQNPQFMTMAERLGNALMQDPSMSGMLESLSNPAQKEQIEERMARIKEDPSLKPILEEIESGGPAAMMRYWNDQETLKKIGEAMGFAAGGEGATSSAIPGTDETEEASEDESVVHQCASVGDAEGLKAALTAGADKDEEDSEGRTALHFACGYGEVKCAQILLEAGAKVDALDKNKNTALHYAAGYGRKECVALLLENGAAVTLQNMDGKTPIDVAKLNNQQEVLKLLEKDVFL; this is translated from the exons ATGTCTGAG GGAGAGAAAGTTTTGCCTACTGCATCAGCAG atgaGAAGTCTGGGGCATCTGAGAACAAAAAATCTTCTGAGTCTTCCTCCACAGAAGCACCATCAGGAGAGGCGAGAACAACCTCTACGGATGCGGCTGGAGCTGGGCTTCAAAATCCCTTCGATTTCTCAGCCATGTCTGGACTACTTAAT GACCCAAGTATCAAAGAACTAGCGGAGCAGATAGCGAAAGATCCTGCATTTAATCAGATGGCGGAGCAACTTCAGAAGACCTTTCAAGGTGCGGCAGTCGAGGAGAGCGTCCCCAACTTTGATAGCCAACAATACTACTCCACAATGCAACAGGTTATGCAAAATCCTCAATTTATGACAATGGCTGAGCGGCTTGGTAATGCGTTGATGCAG GATCCATCCATGTCTGGCATGCTTGAGAGTTTGTCAAACCCTGCTCAGAAGGAGCAAATTGAAGAACGGATGGCACGCATCAAAGAAGACCCATCGCTGAAACCGATTTTGGAAGAGATAGAGAGCGGGGGACCAGCTGCAATGATGAG GTATTGGAATGATCAAGAAACACTGAAGAAGATTGGTGAAGCAATGGGTTTTGCTGCTGGGGGAGAGGGTGCTACCTCTTCCGCAATACCTGGGACAGATGAAACCGAAGAGGCTAGTGAAGATGAATCTGTTGTTCACCAGTGTGCTAGTGTTGGTGATGCAGAG ggcttgaaGGCTGCACTAACTGCTGGTGCTGATAAAGACGAAGAAGACTCAGAAGGAAGGACAGCATTGCATTTTGCTTGTGGATATGGCGAG GTGAAGTGTGCTCAGATTCTTCTGGAAGCTGGGGCAAAGGTTGATGCCTTGGACAAGAATAAGAATACTGCTCTTCACTATGCTGCTGGATATGGTAGGAAGGAGTGTGTCGCGCTGCTGCTAGAGAATGGAGCCGCTGT AACTCTCCAAAACATGGATGGAAAGACGCCCATCGATGTGGCCAAACTCAACAACCAGCAGGAGGTCCTAAAGCTGCTCGAGAAAGATGTGTTTCTGTGA
- the LOC104245990 gene encoding uncharacterized protein At1g10890 isoform X1 codes for MGRGRDRDISRSRSRSPAHRRRYSRSPSPVARRHSRRSRRDRSRSPYSNSRKRSRSLSPRRRKSRSPATRRHKSRSPRNYRRQKKSRSISLSPIGKSPASSIGSKEQKDLSEKIRIEEEEKKRRQEEAELKLIEEETAKRVEEAIKRKVDDSLNTEDIKLEIRRRLEEGRKKLVNEVAAQLEIEKEAALIEAKQKEEQARKEKEELERMLEEKRRKVEESQRREALEQQMREEQRYRELEELQRQKEEAMRRKKQEEEEERAKQMTLLGKNKSRPKLSFALGLK; via the exons ATGGGTAGGGGTAGAGATAGGGATATTTCAAGGTCTAGATCGAGGTCGCCAGCACATAGAAGGAGATATTCACGGTCACCCTCGCCTGTGGCACGCAGACATAGCCGCAGAAGCCGGAGAGATAGAAGCAGATCACCTTATTCTAATAGCAG AAAACGGAGCCGTTCACTGTCCCCAAGGCGCCGCAAAAGTCGTTCTCCAGCCACCAGACGACATAAAAGTCGCTCTCCAAGGAACTATAGGAGACAAAAAAAAAGTAGGAGTATATCattgtctcctattggtaaatcACCTGCTTCAAGTATCGGATCGAAAGAGCAAAAGGATCTCAGTGAAAAAATTAGAATTGaggaagaggaaaagaaaag GCGTCAAGAGGAAGCAGAACTGAAATTAATAGAAGAAGAAACTgcaaaaagagttgaagaagCAATTAAGAGAAAAGTTGATGATAGCTTGAACACGGAGGATATCAAGCTTGAAATCCGAAGGCGATTAGAAGAAGGTAGAAAGAAACTTGTCAATGAAGTTGCTGCTCAACTTGAAATAGAGAAGGAAGCTGCTCTTATTGAGGCAAAACaaaaggag GAACAAGCTcgaaaagagaaagaagagttGGAAAGAATGCTTGAAGAGAAGAGGCGAAAGGTGGAAGAATCTCAGAGAAGAGAAGCTTTGGAGCAGCAAATGAGGGAAGAGCAGCGTTATAGGGAACTGGAAGAGCTTCAAAGACAGAAAGAAGAGGCTATGCGAAGGAAGAAacaggaggaggaggaagagcgTGCAAAGCAGATGACATTGTTGGGCAAGAACAAATCCAGGCCTAAGTTGTCATTTGCATTGGGTTTGAAATGA
- the LOC104245990 gene encoding uncharacterized protein At1g10890 isoform X2, whose translation MIKDGARVYSLQFMRKRSRSLSPRRRKSRSPATRRHKSRSPRNYRRQKKSRSISLSPIGKSPASSIGSKEQKDLSEKIRIEEEEKKRRQEEAELKLIEEETAKRVEEAIKRKVDDSLNTEDIKLEIRRRLEEGRKKLVNEVAAQLEIEKEAALIEAKQKEEQARKEKEELERMLEEKRRKVEESQRREALEQQMREEQRYRELEELQRQKEEAMRRKKQEEEEERAKQMTLLGKNKSRPKLSFALGLK comes from the exons ATGATAAAAGATGGAGCTCGAGTATATTCTTTGCAATTCATGAG AAAACGGAGCCGTTCACTGTCCCCAAGGCGCCGCAAAAGTCGTTCTCCAGCCACCAGACGACATAAAAGTCGCTCTCCAAGGAACTATAGGAGACAAAAAAAAAGTAGGAGTATATCattgtctcctattggtaaatcACCTGCTTCAAGTATCGGATCGAAAGAGCAAAAGGATCTCAGTGAAAAAATTAGAATTGaggaagaggaaaagaaaag GCGTCAAGAGGAAGCAGAACTGAAATTAATAGAAGAAGAAACTgcaaaaagagttgaagaagCAATTAAGAGAAAAGTTGATGATAGCTTGAACACGGAGGATATCAAGCTTGAAATCCGAAGGCGATTAGAAGAAGGTAGAAAGAAACTTGTCAATGAAGTTGCTGCTCAACTTGAAATAGAGAAGGAAGCTGCTCTTATTGAGGCAAAACaaaaggag GAACAAGCTcgaaaagagaaagaagagttGGAAAGAATGCTTGAAGAGAAGAGGCGAAAGGTGGAAGAATCTCAGAGAAGAGAAGCTTTGGAGCAGCAAATGAGGGAAGAGCAGCGTTATAGGGAACTGGAAGAGCTTCAAAGACAGAAAGAAGAGGCTATGCGAAGGAAGAAacaggaggaggaggaagagcgTGCAAAGCAGATGACATTGTTGGGCAAGAACAAATCCAGGCCTAAGTTGTCATTTGCATTGGGTTTGAAATGA
- the LOC138873881 gene encoding secreted RxLR effector protein 161-like translates to MEDSKEIDTPIATSTKLDINEPGSSVNQKLYRIMIGSLLYLTASRPGIIFSVGLCARFQENPKESHLTTVKRILRYLKVTTDLCLWYPKGSNFNLVGYADADYVGFLVDKKRASGMSYFLGSCLVSWATKKQSFVALSTVEAEYVVAASCCAQLLWIKQQLVDFGIDVGCIPIFCDNTSAISMTKNLVHHKRTKHIDVRHHFWRDNYERV, encoded by the coding sequence atggaagaTTCAAAAGAAATCGATACTCCTATAGCTACATCTACAAAATTGGATataaatgaacctggttcatctgttaatcagaagttgtataggatAATGATTGGTTCTCTTCTATATCTCACTGCTAGCAGACCTGGCATTATTTTCAGTGTAGGCCTTTGTGCTCGATTTCAGGAaaatccaaaggagtctcacttgactaCTGTCAAGAGAATCTTAAGATACTTGAAAGTCACCACTGACCTTTgtctttggtatccaaaaggtagtaatttcaacctagtgggatatgctgatgctgattatgtagGTTTTCTTGTGGATAAAAAGAGAGCCTCAGGTATGTCAtactttcttggttcatgtcttgtgtcttgGGCTACCAAAAAGCAAAGTTTTGTGGCCTTATCTACTGTTGAAGCTGAGTATGTCGTTGCTGcctcatgttgtgctcaattgttgtggatcaaacaacaattAGTGGACTTTGGAATTGATGTAGGTTGTATccctatattctgtgataacactagtgccattagtatgaccaagaacctggttcatcataagagaactaagcacatagatgttaggcatcaTTTTtggagggacaactatgagaggGTTTGA
- the LOC138873885 gene encoding uncharacterized protein, with amino-acid sequence MANTFENPSSPLQETTSTHTATPSTIPTSKKSRVKMMAHKVVVGKDQIKKINEQLKAGNVTPETTSEVATNLENRFVLVGSIAGAETTKSENVGGKNGKKKESEGAWSTKRELGAMVVWGEELAEIEENLRKTRGSGSTKATDGLVQLGTNVYEPVPSEQETLADLLKRVTESYNPNKKRSSGVKTPGTARTNKKRVTWSQKKQSEVELEKALEESKRKVASKGKKKMVEPIEIDEMDLVLRDGDETEEVKVLTPKAKKAKTSTKKSVSKSKSAKPSTLAKRTRSAMKSRKVKMVEEEEWSGEEKVESDIEKDKMIKFGKRTILKGRLLRDLEEEGMLLMLEKLQSQDWKDMVLQMDGRLAKTEIVEFMGNCKIKDGYNDYKKLKWPSLENLPTALPITRKFGDNEEELEPKAIYKSEMKPPHKVLFEFVNKYVLPRQERRHIAIFMDLVLMEVGTSKDHFGANTLTACDYEVQTTPKEPGSSKKVPLNSKVRALVQESGAKDVEIDRLNKRLAEVETERDALRAELAKEKEKNDGILQDMLKLLQAKDQEPSPSQP; translated from the exons ATGGCAAACACCTTTGAGAATCCTTCATCACCACTACAGGAAACCACTTCCACACATACTGCCACCCCTTCAACCATACCAACCTCTAAGAAAAGTAGGGTAAAGATGATGGCTCACAAGGTAGTCGTTGGTAAAGATCAGATCAAGAAAATAAATGAACAATTGAAAGCAG GTAACGTCACTCCTGAAACTACTTCTGAGGTTGCTACGAATTTGGAGAATAGGTTTGTGCTGGTAGGATCTATAGCAGGTGCTGAAACTACCAAATCTGAAAATGTtggtggtaaaaatggaaaaaaaaaagagagtgagGGTGCTTGGAGTACTAAGAGGG AATTAGGTGCTATGGTAGTTTGGGGTGAGGAATTAGCAGAAATAGAGGAGAATTTGAGAAAAACAAGGGGAAGTGGGTCTACAAAAGCTACTGATGGGCTAGTTCAACTAGGGACAAATGTATATGAACCTGTTCCATCTGAACAAGAGACCCTTGCAGACCTACTGAAAAGAGTGACTGAAAGTTACAATCCAAATAAGAAACGAAGTTCAGGAGTTAAAACCCCTGGCACTGCTAGAACAAACAA AAAAAGAGTTACGTGGAGTCAGAAGAAGCAGAGTGAGGTTGAACTGGAGAAAGCCTtagaagaaagtaaaagaaaagttgCTTCTAAGGGCAAAAAGAAGATGGTTGAGCCTATTGAAATTGATGAAATGGACCTAGTCCTTCGTGATGGAGACGAGACAGAAGAAGTGAAGGTTCTAACTCCTAAAGCTAAGAAAGCCAAGACTTCCACAAAGAAGTCTGTTTCAAAGTCAAAATCTGCTAAACCATCCACTTTGGCTAAAAGAACAAGGTCTGCTATGAAATCAAGAAAAGTGAAAATGGTGGAGGAAGAAGAATGGAGTGGAGAAGAAAAAGTAGAATCTGATATTGAGAAGGACAAGATGATTAAGTTTGGGAAGAGAACCATTTTGAAAGGTAGACTCCTCAGGGACTTGGAGGAGGAAGGAATGTTACTGATGCTGGAGAAGTTACAGTCGCAAgattggaaggacatggtccttcagatggatggaaggCTGGCCAAAACTGAGATTGTGGAGTTCATGGGTAACTGTAAGATCAAAGATG GGTACAATGATTATAAGAAGCTCAAATGGCCAAGCCTAGAGAATCTCCCTACTGCCCTTCCCATTACGAGAAAATTTGGTGACAATGAAGAGGAACTTGAGCCCAAGGCTATTTACAAAAGTGAGATGAAGCCACCCCATAAAGTATTGTTtgaatttgtaaacaaatatgtgTTGCCAAGGCAGGAAAGGAGGCACATTGCCATATTCATGGACCTGGTTCTTATG GAAGTTGGTACAAGCAAGGATCATTTTGGGGCAAACACTCTAACTGCTTGTGATTATGAAGTTCAAACCACTCCCAAAGAACCCGGTTCATCCAAAAAGGTACCATTAAATAGCAAGGTGCGAGCTTTGGTTCAAGAAAGTGGGGCTAAGGATGTTGAGATTGATAGGTTGAATAAGAGGTTGGCTGAAGTGGAGACTGAAAGAGATGCTCTCAGAGCCGAGCTggcaaaagagaaagagaagaacgATGGCATTCTTCAGGATATGCTGAAACTGCTCCAAGCCAAAGACCAAGAACCTAGTCCTTCCCAGCCTTAA